DNA sequence from the Candidatus Fluviicola riflensis genome:
AGATAAACAGGATTTCTTTATTGTTTTTGTTCTCTTTCAGTGTTTTCCACTTGCAATAATTCATCGCATTTTCCCAGGAAATTCCCAATACCGGATAATCATCGTAGGTTTCATCTGAAATGTACTTTTCCCAATCGGGGCGTTTGGCAATGGATGAATCAGGTAATTGAGTGCGATAATAGCTTTCGGATGAATCTTTCTTTACAGCAGCCAAATACTGTTTGTATTCCCGGAATGTTACTTGTTTGCTGATTTCAAATGCCGCTATATCTTGTTCTTTACCTGTCAACGTGTCACCCACCAATTGTAACAGGTTGAGTGATTGAGCCGGGATTTTCAAGAGTGAATCGGGTGCTTTTTTTCGCATGGAATAACTCAGTAGCAAAAATATGCCGGCAAAAAATAGTGCAATTGTTGTTGGTTTCATTGGTAGGACAACGTCGTTTCAGCTAAAAGTAACACATTATTCAGCGGAATCTGGTGCTGATTTTGTTTAATCCTTTGGCCGGTAGATGGAAAACGTTATAGCCCAAACGATTAGCGTGACGCCGGTATAGGTCACAAAAAGCGGAAGTAAATAGATTAAATCGACATACGTAACGCTGTTATTACCCAAAATCAGCCATAAAAAAGAACCGGCAACAAGGATCAGCTGCACAATTGTATGCAATACCTGGTATTTTCGTGGCGAAACGGGGCGTTTGTTGAGTCGCCAGTTTACCAGGATCAATACCACCAACGCAGGCAACGAATAAATTCCGCTAAAAACCGTTGCCGCTCCCGCAAACCGGACGATTTGAAGAAAACTATCGCCGCTTTTGGTGAAATAAGCATCCAGCAGCGAATAGATAAAACTCCCGGCCAAAATGGTAATGATCCAATTAAAAAGTGTGATCCGGATGGGGATGAAAAGTTGCTGCTTCATTCTGCTTCTTAAATGGTTTCATCCAGAATATCATCCGAATATGGAGATGGAGCCTGTGCTTTCCGGCGATAAATAGCAAAAGTTACTGCCCATGTACAAACTCCGGCCAGTGTATACGAAAATGCGATCAACAAAAACTGAAACGCCTCTGTTTTCGATAAATGGTCGGCAAAAACGTACAACACAAAGAACGTAAGCATTGCTAAAAACAAATGAATTGCAAAGTGAATCAGTTGATAGGCTTTGCGTTCGAGTTGCTGTTTATTGAGAATCCAATTCGCGAGTGTCATCAGCAAAATGGTTGGAAATGAAGTCATACCGCTGATCGCAGCAGAAATAAGCATAAGTGCACCTGCTTCTTCCAAATCATCAGGCCCGCCTGTAAACGGCAAAGCCAGCAATGGCCAGATAAAGCTTCCGATCAATACGGCAATAATCCAATTGAGGAATGTTCGCCAGACGGGAATTTTAGTTGGTTGCTTCATCTCACTTTTTTCATCGAATATAAACGATTCTTCTATTCAAGTCAGGGCTTTGACTATTTTTAACTTGAATTGTGAAATGTGATTAAACCAATTGTCAACCAAAGTGTAGTAGTACCTATGAAATTGCGTTTGTTTTTGTCTTTCTGCTGTTGTATTATCGTGCTGATAAGCTGGTCACAACGTGCGGTGCATACACTTTCCGACAAAAAACAGTTCCTGGAACTCGCCGGCCAACCACTTTCCTCCAAATACGGCAACATTGCTTCGGTTAAACTGATCATCGATACAAAATCCAACAAACTGTACTTCATTAGTTCGAAAAACTTTAAGTATCACTACGATTTTGTGACCCGGCAATTGTATTATCCACACGATCTGTTTGTGTTCAACGAAGAGAATTACGGTGCTTCTTCCAAACGCGATTACCTGCTGGCCAATATTAATTGCAACGAAGCCAGCGGGTTGTATTACCTTGATATTTCGGTATTCGATCAAATGCCTGTGAACCGGATCATTGAGTTGTTCGAAGCTGTAAAAGCGGGTTCGTATTTCAGCGACAAGCTTGTTTTTTTGATGAACACCGAACGATTGATTGCGCTGCAGCCAGAACTCGATAAACGCATCAAAACCGCCACACCAAGCGATATTTACGCCGCTATCGATTACCAGGCAATCAGCGAAGGAACAGTGAAAGGCCGTTTGCGTTTTGAACCGTATCTGGATTCACTGAAAACGCCTTTGCTGGCAACAGATATTGTATTCACACAGGCTACGCCGGAATATTTGCCGACTGTTCGCGGATTGATGCTCACTGCTTTTCAAACGCCGCTGAGCCATTTGGTGATCTTAGCTAAAAACCGCCATATTCCGATTGGTGTTTACACGCGGCTGTATAACGATTCGACCTTGCGTTCGCTTAACAATCAATGGATCGAACTGACTATTTTATCGGATACGTTTCACATCAAAAAGGTGGAAGTTTCATTGTCAACGCCAACTGTGAAGAAAGTTCACCTGAAAAAAGACCTTGAAACGACATCATTGATTGCGGCGGCCGATTTAAACCCAAAACTGGCAGAGACGGTCGGAAATAAAGCAGCGAATTTCGGGTTGCTTTATACGGTCAGTCAATCGGGGAATTACAAAGTTCCGGAAGCCGGTTTTGCCATTCCGTTTTATTGGTACAATGAGCATGCAAAACGCTCGGGAGCAGATGAATTGATCCGTAAACTGATCGAACATCCTTCACTCGACCCGGATTCTCTACAATTGCAGCTCAAAGCGATTCGGAAGTGTTTTACAAAAACGAAGATCGATACGGCGCTGTTACATCAGCTCGAAAATCGGTTAGATGTTTCGGGTTTCAGAACGTTCCGTTTCCGTTCGTCTACCAACGCAGAAGATGCCGCCGGTTTTTCCGGAGCCGGCTTGTACGCTTCCAAAACAGTGGATTTAGACGATTGCAACAAAACCATTTCCGAAGGTTTACAAACGGTTTGGGCCAGCTTATGGTCATATGAAGCGTATATCGAACGGAATTATTTCGGGATCGCAGATGAAGATGTGGCCATGGGCGTTTTGGTGCATCGTTCCTTCCCGGATGAAGCGGCAAACGGCGTGGCGATTACCAAAAACATTTACCGCGACAGTTATACCGGCTTTATTGTGAATGTTCAAAAAGGCGATGTAAGCGTGGTGACGCCGCCGGCAGGAATCATTTGTGATCAGTTGGTCCTGTATCCGGCAAACGAATTATCGGCGTTCAAACGTACAACGGAAGTGATTACGACATCTAATCTCAATGATGGAAAACTGGTGCTTTCTGACGGCGAACTGGAATTATTACAAACCGAATTGGAACGCATCAAACGTTACTACTGGAAACATGCACATACGCCGAAAATCAACGAACAATACGATACGTTTGGGTTGGATCTTGAGTTTAAGTTCAGCGCTGTTACACGAGAATTATATATTAAACAGGTGAGGATTTATAATGATTAATGCTTGATGTTGGATGCTTGATTTTTGATTAGGCTTTACCTAAAAAGTTCAACATTTGGAAACCTGTTATATTGACTCCTGAAAAGAATTTAAAATGTAAAATTGAAAAGAAAAAAGGACTTAATTAATTTAGTCAAAATTATTTTTTCGATTATTAATTCTTCCTGGCGAAGCCCCCTTTTCAATTTTACATTTTCAATTTTCAATTCCCTAAACAAATTCCGCCAGTTCCATCCACCTTTCAGTTGCCGTATCAATTTTCGCGACAATTTCACCCAATTTGATGCCAGCTTCCATAATATCCTGGTTGCTCGATTCCGGATTTGAAAGCACGTTTGTAAACGTTTCTTTTTGAGCTTCGAGGGTTTCCAGTTCTTTTTCCAGTTGTTCGAATTCCTGTTTTTCCTTGAAGGAAAGTTTTTTCTTTTCGGTGGCCGGAGCACTGTCGGACATTTGCGTCACTTTCACCGCTTCGATCTTTTCATCCGACGGTTTTTTGTCGCGTTTGTTGTCCTGAGCCAGTTGTTTACGGTATTCTGTATAATTTCCGATAATGTCTTTGATTGCGCCTTGTCCTTCGAATACAAACACGTGGTCGACCATTTTATCCATGAAATAACGGTCGTGCGACACAACGATCAAACAACCTTCAAACGTGCGCAGGTAGTCTTCCAATACGCTCATTACAAAAATATCGAGGTCGTTGGTCGGCTCATCCAAAATCAGGAAATTGGGATTGGACATAAGCACCGTCATCAGCTTCAAACGACGTTTTTCGCCTCCACTGAGTTTGTACACGTAATTGTAGTGCATATCGCGGTTGAACAGAAAACGCTCTAAAAACTGCGCTGCCGAAAGCTGTCGCCCTTTTTCCAAAGGAATAAACTCGGCAATATCGCGGATGACATCAATGACTTTTTTGCTTTCGTCGACCTGGATCAATTCCTGGCTGTAATAGCCGAATACCACTGTTTCACCTACCACTACTTTTCCGGCATCGAGCGGTTCACGCTCCTGGATCATGTTCAGGAATGTCGATTTTCCGGTGCCGTTGTTTCCAACGATTCCCAAACGTTCGCGACGGTTAAAATTATAGGAGAAATTATCGATGATCTTTTTATCGCCGTAGGATTTCCCGATTTTGTGAAGCTCGAGAATTTTGGTCCCCAAACGCTCCATTTTCACCGGAATTTCCATTTCGCTGTCGTCGATTCGCTGACTGGCCGCTTTTTTGACATCCTGGAACGAATCCAAACGCGCTTTTTGCTTCGTACTGCGGGCTTTCGGCTGGCGACGTACCCAATCTAACTCTTTGCGGAAAGTATTGCGTGCTTTTTCAATCGTCGATTCCAGTTGTTCCTGGCGTTCGGCTTTTTTCTCAAGGTAATACGAGAAATTTCCCTTGTAGCGGTAAATCGTTTTGTCGTCCATTTCAAGGATCGTATCACACACCACTTCAAGGAAATAACGGTCGTGTGTTACCATCAAAATCGTTGATTTAGACTTGGAAAGGTATTCTTCCAGCCATTCGATCATGTCGAGGTCGAGGTGATTGGTAGGCTCATCGAGCAACAGGAAATCGGCTTCGGCTACCAACACTTTGGCAAGTGCCACACGTTTTTTCTGTCCACCGGAAAGACTCCCGATTTTCAGGTCGGTATTATCGAGTTTCAGTACGCTCAGAATCTGGTTCACGCGCACTTCCACATCCCATGCATTCAGGTCTGTGAGTTCTTGGAAACAGTCATTTACAGCATCTTCGTCGCCGCTTTTCAGCGCAAGGTTGTATTTCTTTACAATTTGAATTTCCGGCAAATCATGAGCAAAAACAGCTTCAAGGATCGTGTGATTGTCGTCGAGGTTTTCACTTTGTTCCATGAACGCAATCCGGATGTCGTTTCGGTACACAATGCGGCCGGTATCGTAATGTTCCATGTCCATGAGACAACGCAGCAACGTCGTTTTTCCGCTTCCGTTTTTGGCAACAATGGCTACTTTTTGCCCAAGGTCGATTCCGAAATTAAGGTCTTGAAATAAGATGCGATCACCAAACGATTTGGTGAGATTTTCAACTGAAAGGTAATTCATACTATAGTTAAACGTGAGCGGAATTTTGTGAGGAAAATCTCACAAAACGCCCGGTATGCTTGATATTTTAAAAATGAAATGACTGATCGCTTAACGCAAACGGTCCATCGAATTCAATAATTTTCGGTCTTTGTTCACACCGCGATTCCCGAGCCACACGAATGGAATTCCGGCAATCATCAGGTAAAGTACTGAACCGATATTTACGTTAACATCTGTGATTTTCAGCAAGGTATAGTTGAAGTAAATGGCCACAAACAATCCGATGATAAAAACGAGGTAAAACATCAGTACAAAACGCCCCAAACGCAGCTGTAAACGCAGGTTTTTGTAGAGAATGATGGTGAACAATAACAAAACGATCAGGATCACATTTCCCCAGAAAAGCGGTAATTGGATCATATCCAGCACCAATGGGTTTGTGGCAAATAATTCACGTGTATTCCCGAATAAGGTAAAGTGGTACGTTACATCTTCATTGGAAAAGGAGAAGATTTCCATTCCCAACAACGGAAGGGCAACTATCAAAAGAGCAACCAGGTAAAAAATGGTTTGAATGCGTTGGATCATGTTTCAAATTTTCATCAAAAGTACCGAAAATAGTGCATTGTTGGTGCTCTGAGGATAAGTTCTTTACAGATTAATCAGTGTACTTTCAAATCATTGGGCAGCTTCTAAATCAGGTCCAATTGCTTCTCATGACACTTTCTCGTATATTTGGATTCGGTTCTTTAAATCAAAATCAGTGCTAAAAATCCACTTGGATGCCGAGTTGTAAGCAGTTAAGTAACCCTATCGATTCTTATATTCTAATATGTTTAAACAAATCATTGATAGTATCGCCCGATACACTTCACTAGATAAAAGCGAACAGGAATATTTCGTGAATAAACTGGAAGTAAGACACTACAATAAAAAAGAAGTGATTTTGCAAGAAGGAAAAGTATGTAACTATACTTATTTCATAAACAAAGGATGTTTACGTTATTACTATATTATAGAGGGCAAAGAAAATACAGCACAGTTTTTCTTTGAAAATGCATGGTACACGGATTTTGAAAGTTTTTTATCCGGTAAGCCAACCAAACAAAATATAGAGGCCCTGGAAAAAACAGAGTTGCTTTTACTGTCTTCAAAAGATCTGAAAGAAGTGTACAATGAAATTCCTAAATTCGAAAGATTAGGGAGACAAATGGCGGAAAACGCATTCCTGGGTGTTCGTCATCGTAATGAAATGCTGGAGAATCATTCGGCAGAAGAGCGGTATCTTATGCTAATCAAAGAAAGGCCCAAAGTCTTTGAACGAATACCACAGCATTACATTGCTTCATATCTTGGTATTCAACCCGAATCACTGAGCCGGATCAGAAAGAAAATTTCAGTGAAATAATTTTCTTAACCTAGGTCAACGTTTTAAAGGGAGAGGACTTTCCAATTTTGTACTTGAAAAACAAAACAGTACAAAATGAAAAACATCTTTTTACTTCTCTTTGGCGGTTTCCTGCTATTTGGAACCAGTACCATTGCCCAAATCAATACTTCCGGTCCAAAAAAATGGGGTATCGAAACAGAACTCTTTCAGCCATTTTATCCAACGGTACACATCATTCGAATTCAAGCTACAATAACCATCACGCCAACTGATAGCAAATTGAAAGGCGATCTCATAATTGGGGCATATATTCGTCCGAACGTAAAGCATGATGTGGTGGAAAAAATCAACGAATACATGCTCGCCGTTGGGTATAGACAATACTTTTGGAAAGGTTTGCATCTGGAAGCAAAGTCGAACATGGGTTATGCCTGGGGAACAAAAAATCTCATCGATAATAAAGACTATGAAACTCCTACCTGGTTTTGGGAAGCTAATGTGGGCTATCGATTTAACGTAATCACCAACAAAAAGAGCAGCATCTATTTAATCCCACAATTTGGCGGAATCGGAAATATCGTTGCTCACATAGGTCCGCGTGGTGGTAAACCCGACAACTTTTTACACGGAAATATAGTTCTAGGCATTTGTTTTTAAAATTAAGGAGATATGAAAAAGATCGTTTTAAGCACTCTTATAGTGATAATATCATTGAAAATAAGCGCTCAGGCAGAAGTTAAACCCGAATTACTATACAGCAATAAATTATCAATAGTTGCTGGCTTAATCCAACCCATTGCGTTAAACGGCTGGAATGTAGAACTAAATTACACAACAAAAAGAATGATTTTTGATTATTCACATGGGTTTAATCTGCACCCACCATCAGGGGGCGAATATAAAATCCAAAATGTAGTTTTATACTTACCCTACTCGACTGGTTTTGGCATTGGATATCGTATTAATTCTTTTCTGGATATTCGATTTGAGCCAAAGCTTCACAGCTGGGAAGTGTATTACAGAGATGATGAGCAAACACCTTCTGTTAGAATCGAAGACTACAAAACCTTTACACTAGGAATAGGTATCTACTACCGTTATTTTCCTTTCCGAAACAGCAAGTATAAAGGATTACAAGGGATTACAACAGCTACAAGTCTACGTTTCTGGCCCAACATCGGCTCTACTTTAAGCAAAGACAAATTTACCTATGACAACAAATTAACAAGTAACAAGGAAACTCAAAAAGCGGCCAATATAGGAATGGGTAACACACCTTTTATTTTCAACATATCAATTGGCTATACCTTTGGTGGGAAAGACTAAATAACGTGAGTTCAGCAGGAAAACAATATTTTCCCCTAATTCAACATCATTACTTTCGTGTTGGATTAGGGATTTTTTGTGTCCACGTTGAAAAGGATAGGATTAGCAACCTCCCTCAACAGTTCCTCCACACAAGGTGAATTGCATCGTCTGAAGCTTTTTATGTATATTTGGATTCGATTCTGAAATCAAAGAATCGGTTACTGAAAAGACTTTCCATCACCGGATCGCAAACGGTTAGCAGCAACAATGACAGATCAGGTAATGACAGAAAACCTAACGAAAGACATCATACAATGGGACGTTAAAGCCTGGTCAAAAGCGCTTACCTACTGGAACAGCAATATTGATTGGGACAACATTCAGAATGGGCTTGAGTTGGGCGGACGACAAGGCGGACTTTCCTTATGGCTCGCGTTGAAAGGCAAGCAAACTGTTTGTTCTGACCTGAAAGATGTGAAAGATACAGCCGAACCACTTCACCTGAAATACAATCTGTCTTCTCTTTTAACGTACCAGGATATTGACGCTACGGCTATTCCGTATGAAAATCAGTTTGACATCATTGTCTTTAAATCAATTATTGGTGGAATTGGCAAAAAAGATGACAACGAAATTAAACAACAGGTCTTCAAAGAAATTCATAAAGCATTGAAACCCGGCGGAAAATTGTTGTTTGCAGAAAATTTGGTGGCTTCTCCGTTTCATCAATTCCTCAGAAAACGTTTTGTGAACTGGGGTGAACATTGGAGGTATTTGTCGCTGAAAGAAATGAACGGGTTTCTGAAAGATTTTTCATCCGTTGAGATAAAAGCAACCGGCGTTCTCGGCACATTCGGAAGAACGGAACGGCAACGAAATTTCCTTTCGGCCATTGATCAACTGATTTTAAACAGAATTTGTCCGGCGAGCTGGAAATATATCTGTTACGGGGTTGCGGTGAAATAGAATTACGCTAACAAGGAATCGTCAAAAGAGGTAGTTGATTTCGGATGACTTCACTGTTTGGGAAAACTAAATGACAATAACATGTTTGGATTATTTAAAAAGGGAGATCCCATTGATGATTTTTGGAAATGGTTCGCTGAAAATGAAAAAACGTTTCACAACTTTCAGAACAACCCAAACAAGTATTTAAACGAGCTTTTAGTTAAATCAAAGAAAATAGAAGACGGCCTTGTCATTGAGCTAGAACCACTAAAAGAAGGCTATCTAACAATGACAGTTTCAGCAGACGGTATCATCGACCTGTTTCCCCTGGTGCAACAAATCGTTGACAAAGCTCCTCCAATCAACGGTTGGAAGATTTGTGCTTTCAGACAACGCATGCCGGCTGAAAAAGTAAAACAACTGGTTTTAACGGTTCAAAACCTGGAATTAACCCTCTGCAACATGAGGTTTTCGCCAGTCGTGACAGACGGTAGCCTTGACATTGTTATATACGTAGCTGGCATTACCGAAGAAAATCAAAATCAAGTGGCGTATGGCGGACTCATGCTGGTTGACAACATCCTTGGAGAATATGACTGCGCAACAAAAGTTCGTAATTATTACTTCTACAACATGCCTCCTGATGCTGATACGATACCGGAATTATTGCCTTTACTTAAATTGGCGGAATACATTGACAACTCACAAAAAGCAGAGCCATCGAAAATAGCCATTTGTGCATTTAATTCGGCCGAAATGAACGATGAAGAATTAATCAAAGACGATTTGCAATTGTTTGTAAAGTGGGAATTGAGCAACATGTTCTGCGATTTAATGTTGCGAAGAGATTTGGTGTTTGAAATGGCAGAACTGGATCAAATCGGTCAGATTACCGGGATAAACGTAGAACCG
Encoded proteins:
- a CDS encoding Crp/Fnr family transcriptional regulator; this translates as MFKQIIDSIARYTSLDKSEQEYFVNKLEVRHYNKKEVILQEGKVCNYTYFINKGCLRYYYIIEGKENTAQFFFENAWYTDFESFLSGKPTKQNIEALEKTELLLLSSKDLKEVYNEIPKFERLGRQMAENAFLGVRHRNEMLENHSAEERYLMLIKERPKVFERIPQHYIASYLGIQPESLSRIRKKISVK
- a CDS encoding ABC transporter; this translates as MNYLSVENLTKSFGDRILFQDLNFGIDLGQKVAIVAKNGSGKTTLLRCLMDMEHYDTGRIVYRNDIRIAFMEQSENLDDNHTILEAVFAHDLPEIQIVKKYNLALKSGDEDAVNDCFQELTDLNAWDVEVRVNQILSVLKLDNTDLKIGSLSGGQKKRVALAKVLVAEADFLLLDEPTNHLDLDMIEWLEEYLSKSKSTILMVTHDRYFLEVVCDTILEMDDKTIYRYKGNFSYYLEKKAERQEQLESTIEKARNTFRKELDWVRRQPKARSTKQKARLDSFQDVKKAASQRIDDSEMEIPVKMERLGTKILELHKIGKSYGDKKIIDNFSYNFNRRERLGIVGNNGTGKSTFLNMIQEREPLDAGKVVVGETVVFGYYSQELIQVDESKKVIDVIRDIAEFIPLEKGRQLSAAQFLERFLFNRDMHYNYVYKLSGGEKRRLKLMTVLMSNPNFLILDEPTNDLDIFVMSVLEDYLRTFEGCLIVVSHDRYFMDKMVDHVFVFEGQGAIKDIIGNYTEYRKQLAQDNKRDKKPSDEKIEAVKVTQMSDSAPATEKKKLSFKEKQEFEQLEKELETLEAQKETFTNVLSNPESSNQDIMEAGIKLGEIVAKIDTATERWMELAEFV